The Sandaracinus amylolyticus genomic interval GCAGGCTCGCGTCACTCGGATGTTGTCCAACCTGGTGTGCGTCGTCGACGACGACGAGTCGGTCCGCGAGTCGCTGCGGGCGCTGCTGGCCTCCGCTGGCTATCGCGTGATCGCCTTCTCGTCGCCCGAGGCGTGCCTCGAGTCCGACGCCCGTCGCGGCGCGGGCTGCCTGGTCGCCGACGTGCGCATGCCGCGCATGAGCGGCCCGGATCTCTACGCCGAGATCGTGCGGCGTGGAGAGGCGCTGCCGGTGGTGTTCATCACCGGCCAGCCCACGGACGAGATCCGCGCGCGCGTGCGAGACGCCCGCGCCGTCGCGCTGCTCGTGAAGCCCTTCGACGACGAAGCGCTGCTCGACGCGATCGAGCAGGCGCTGGTCCCCCCTTCGTGAAGGAGGCCTCGATGTCCTTCTCCAGCTCGATCTGTGTCGTCGACGACGACATCGCGTCCCGGGAAGCGATCGTCGGTTTGATCCGCGCCGCCGGCTGGAACGCCGAGGCGTTCGAGTCCGCGCAGCACTACCTGAGCCGGCGCACGGCGCGCGCGCCCGGCTGCTTGATCCTCGACGTCGACATGCCGGAGCTCAGCGGCCTCGCGCTGCAGCAGCAGCTCGCGGAGGCGCAGGTCGACGTGCCGATCATCTTCGTGACCGGCCACGGCAACATCCGGATGTCGGTGCAGGCGATCAAGGCCGGCGCCGTCGAATTCTTCACGAAGCCCTTCGATCCCGACGCGCTCCTGAACGCGGTCGAGCACGTGCTCGCCGAGCGCGAGGGACGAGCGACCGCGCAGCGCCGTAGCGACGTCGCGCCCGCGTCGACCCACGGGATGGTCGGTCGGAGCGCGCGCCTGCAGGACATGCAGCGTCGCATCGCGACCGTCGCGACGACCGACTCCACCGTGCTGATCCAGGGCGAGACCGGCACCGGCAAGGAGCTCATCGCGCGCGCCATCCACGAGCAGAGCGGGCGCCGCAAGGGACCCTTCGTGAAGGTGAACTGCGCGGCGATCCCCGCGAGCCTCCTCGAGAGCGAGCTCATGGGGCACGAGCGCGGCGCGTTCACCGGCGCGCTGACGCGCCGCATCGGCCGCTTCGAGCAGGCGCACGAAGGCACGATCTTCCTCGACGAGATCGGCGAGATGGCGCTCGACCTCCAGCCCAAGCTGCTGCGCCTGCTGCAGGAGCGCGAGTTCGAGCGGCTCGGCAGCCCGACCACGGTCCGCTGCGACGTGCGCGTGGTCGCGGCGACCAACCGCGATCTCAAGGCGATGACCGCGGCGCGCACGTTCCGCGAGGACCTCTACTATCGTCTCAGCGTCTTCCCGCTCGCGGTCCCCTCGCTCCGCGAGCGCAAGGAGGACGTGCCGCTGCTCGTGAGCCACTTCGCGCGACAGTTCGCGACCCGGATGGGGAAGGACATGCCGCACGTCGACGATGCGACGATGGAGCGGCTCGTGCGCTACGAGTGGCCGGGCAACGTGCGCGAGCTGCAGAACGTGATCGAGCGCGCGGTGATCCTCTCCGAGGGCCCGGAGCTCGCGATCGAGCACGACCTCGGCGACGAGCCCGGGCCGAGCTCGGGCGCTCCGCCGCGATCCGACGAGCTCGCGGAGCACACGCGTGCTCACATCCTCAAGGTGCTCGAGGCGGCAGACTGGGTGATCGCAGGGCCCAGCGGCGCCGCGGCGCGGCTCGGCATGAAGCGCTCGACGTTGCTCTTCCGCATGAGGAAGCTCGGGATCGAGCGCCCGTCCGCGCGGCGCTCGCACTGACTCTTCCATGTCCACGCGGCACGACGAGCGCGAGAGCACGGC includes:
- a CDS encoding sigma-54-dependent transcriptional regulator, with amino-acid sequence MSFSSSICVVDDDIASREAIVGLIRAAGWNAEAFESAQHYLSRRTARAPGCLILDVDMPELSGLALQQQLAEAQVDVPIIFVTGHGNIRMSVQAIKAGAVEFFTKPFDPDALLNAVEHVLAEREGRATAQRRSDVAPASTHGMVGRSARLQDMQRRIATVATTDSTVLIQGETGTGKELIARAIHEQSGRRKGPFVKVNCAAIPASLLESELMGHERGAFTGALTRRIGRFEQAHEGTIFLDEIGEMALDLQPKLLRLLQEREFERLGSPTTVRCDVRVVAATNRDLKAMTAARTFREDLYYRLSVFPLAVPSLRERKEDVPLLVSHFARQFATRMGKDMPHVDDATMERLVRYEWPGNVRELQNVIERAVILSEGPELAIEHDLGDEPGPSSGAPPRSDELAEHTRAHILKVLEAADWVIAGPSGAAARLGMKRSTLLFRMRKLGIERPSARRSH
- a CDS encoding response regulator transcription factor, with product MLSNLVCVVDDDESVRESLRALLASAGYRVIAFSSPEACLESDARRGAGCLVADVRMPRMSGPDLYAEIVRRGEALPVVFITGQPTDEIRARVRDARAVALLVKPFDDEALLDAIEQALVPPS